A window of the Pseudoalteromonas sp. A25 genome harbors these coding sequences:
- a CDS encoding META domain-containing protein, giving the protein MATVKVGDTQLKYTKWQLTHIDGKLVGSNPVSIEFIEAMQVAGNGGCNRFFGEGVVSNSALTVSHMGMTRKLCDENTNQQEQMLLNMLKRGVPILMIENSLILKGQPELRFQVAG; this is encoded by the coding sequence ATGGCAACTGTAAAAGTGGGTGATACACAGCTTAAATATACCAAATGGCAGCTGACTCATATTGATGGCAAGTTAGTTGGCAGTAACCCCGTTTCTATCGAGTTCATAGAAGCAATGCAGGTTGCCGGCAACGGCGGATGTAATCGATTTTTTGGCGAAGGGGTAGTCAGTAATAGTGCCCTGACAGTGTCTCATATGGGGATGACACGCAAACTCTGCGATGAAAACACCAACCAGCAAGAACAGATGCTGCTTAACATGCTAAAACGTGGAGTACCTATATTAATGATTGAAAACTCACTTATTTTAAAAGGTCAACCTGAGTTACGTTTTCAAGTTGCAGGTTAA
- a CDS encoding TonB-dependent receptor yields the protein MNSKYSLLSATIISLLSYPATANEAAIETIEVTGDFKRENIQTLSASAVVMGDDAITARGANHLEQMLNSAANTNFTAGASRGRFVQIRGIGLRSQFVDPIHPSVGMLVDNIDYSGLGGSAILFDAEQVAVYRGPQGTRFGADAMAGMIDVKTQAATGDPALNLKLGIGNHQSKEAGIAIGGAVTESTAARGSYYLQQSDGYTDNIYLNSNTQKLDEQVARVKLHTNWNNSLSTEFVAHHINIGNGYDAFSLYNNRQSSADQPGQDAQQSNAFALTTHYTGAPLFDVSVLISRLGGDTLYSYDEDWTCNDVTRPTVCAAGLHPDGYSSTDSYQREHERGTFELTFSDKQENWVGGLSAKRKQVELTRVYTWQNQDFNSHYDVSHLAFFGQKITHLSDKTELITGLRAEHYNTDYYDTNAINGDTKDWMWGAKVALEHYVVPRTMIYTSLSRGYKIGGINGEALARAKDENLTVQTTQYNFAPEYLWNAEFGVKGSSEDNRHTVRVSAFYMHRDDMQVKRSLEFDRKFLEFIDNASKGRNYGIEVEGQFQYNDRLNLNYSVGYLDTKVEGEFTNLNLDGREQAQAPKYQYSFGANYFITEQLVATLSFDGKDDYYHSINHDAKADSSNLINASLSYYAEQWSLTAWGRNLADKDIAVRGFSFPNNPLNGYTTQTYVQYGEPRVVGLTFKYEI from the coding sequence ATGAATTCAAAATACTCTCTACTCAGTGCGACGATAATATCCCTACTTTCTTATCCTGCCACAGCCAATGAAGCGGCGATTGAAACCATTGAGGTCACGGGCGACTTTAAAAGAGAAAATATTCAAACCCTAAGTGCTAGTGCTGTAGTTATGGGTGATGATGCTATCACCGCTCGGGGCGCAAATCACCTAGAGCAAATGCTAAATAGTGCAGCCAATACAAACTTTACAGCAGGCGCATCACGTGGACGCTTTGTCCAGATCCGAGGTATCGGACTTCGCTCTCAGTTTGTAGACCCCATTCATCCAAGTGTTGGTATGTTAGTAGACAATATCGATTACTCTGGCTTAGGCGGTAGCGCAATACTCTTTGATGCTGAGCAAGTCGCTGTGTATCGTGGACCTCAAGGCACACGCTTTGGAGCGGATGCCATGGCCGGGATGATAGATGTGAAGACTCAAGCTGCAACTGGCGATCCTGCCTTGAATCTCAAGCTTGGTATCGGTAACCACCAAAGTAAAGAAGCCGGTATTGCGATCGGTGGAGCAGTAACTGAAAGTACTGCAGCTCGAGGGAGTTATTACTTGCAGCAATCTGATGGCTATACAGACAACATCTATTTAAACTCCAACACGCAAAAGTTAGATGAACAGGTTGCCAGAGTAAAACTACATACTAATTGGAATAACTCACTCAGTACTGAGTTTGTTGCCCACCACATCAATATTGGTAATGGTTACGATGCGTTTTCGCTCTATAACAACCGCCAAAGTAGCGCTGATCAACCCGGTCAGGATGCACAACAGAGCAATGCTTTTGCGCTGACCACTCACTATACTGGTGCGCCACTGTTTGACGTATCGGTGTTGATCAGTCGCTTAGGTGGTGACACGCTGTACAGCTATGATGAAGATTGGACCTGCAATGACGTTACACGTCCTACGGTGTGTGCTGCAGGCCTTCATCCTGATGGCTACAGCTCTACAGACTCTTATCAGCGAGAGCATGAAAGAGGCACATTTGAGCTCACTTTTTCAGATAAACAAGAAAACTGGGTCGGCGGCCTTTCAGCTAAACGTAAGCAAGTTGAACTTACTCGTGTATATACTTGGCAAAACCAAGACTTTAACTCTCACTACGATGTCAGTCATCTAGCATTCTTTGGTCAGAAAATCACACACTTGTCTGACAAAACAGAGCTCATAACTGGACTGCGTGCAGAGCATTACAACACTGACTACTATGATACGAATGCCATTAATGGCGATACCAAGGATTGGATGTGGGGGGCAAAAGTAGCTCTAGAACACTATGTGGTGCCAAGAACGATGATATATACCAGCCTATCGCGAGGGTACAAAATTGGTGGTATCAATGGAGAGGCACTAGCGAGGGCCAAAGATGAAAATCTAACTGTCCAAACAACACAATATAACTTTGCACCTGAATACTTATGGAACGCTGAATTTGGTGTTAAAGGCAGTTCTGAAGACAATCGCCATACCGTTAGAGTCAGTGCTTTTTATATGCACAGAGACGATATGCAGGTTAAACGTTCTTTAGAGTTTGACCGAAAGTTTTTAGAGTTTATCGATAATGCATCAAAAGGCAGAAACTACGGTATCGAGGTAGAGGGTCAATTTCAGTATAACGACCGCTTAAACCTTAACTACAGTGTTGGCTATCTAGATACTAAAGTAGAGGGTGAATTTACTAACCTAAATTTAGATGGTCGAGAGCAAGCTCAAGCTCCAAAATACCAATATTCTTTCGGGGCGAATTATTTTATAACAGAGCAATTAGTTGCGACACTGTCTTTTGATGGTAAGGATGATTACTACCATTCTATAAACCACGATGCTAAAGCAGACAGTAGCAACTTAATCAATGCAAGCTTAAGCTACTATGCCGAGCAATGGTCTCTCACTGCATGGGGCAGAAACTTGGCCGATAAAGACATTGCGGTTCGTGGTTTTAGCTTCCCAAATAATCCATTGAACGGCTATACAACTCAAACCTACGTGCAATATGGTGAGCCTCGCGTTGTAGGATTAACATTTAAATATGAAATCTAA
- the speD gene encoding adenosylmethionine decarboxylase: MNKPFDKIKLHGFNNLTKSLSFSIYDICYAKTEQQRKEYLEYIDEQYSADRLTDILKDVVDIIGANVLNIARQDYEPQGASVTILVSEEPVEQQTFDSNETPGPLPESVVAHLDKSHICVHTYPEAHPNDGICTFRADIEVSTCGIISPLKALNFLIHSLESDVVTIDYRVRGFTRDVTGVKHYIDHAIHSIQNYMTEDTKEAYQMLDVNVYQENLFHTKMMLKETDLNTYLFGITTDDLSEDEEAEIRARLNREIQEVFYGRNLPEVD; encoded by the coding sequence GTGAACAAGCCCTTTGATAAAATTAAACTCCATGGCTTTAACAACTTAACGAAGAGTTTAAGCTTTAGCATTTACGATATCTGTTACGCCAAAACAGAACAACAACGTAAAGAATATTTAGAGTATATTGATGAGCAATATAGCGCTGATCGTTTAACTGATATTTTAAAAGACGTTGTTGATATTATTGGTGCAAACGTATTGAATATTGCGCGTCAAGATTACGAGCCGCAAGGGGCAAGTGTAACTATTTTGGTATCCGAAGAGCCTGTTGAACAACAGACTTTCGATAGCAATGAAACCCCAGGGCCGTTACCTGAGTCTGTTGTTGCGCACTTAGATAAGAGCCACATTTGCGTGCATACTTACCCGGAAGCGCACCCGAATGATGGAATTTGTACGTTCCGCGCAGATATTGAAGTGTCAACATGTGGTATTATTTCGCCACTTAAAGCACTTAATTTCTTGATCCACTCTTTGGAATCAGATGTTGTTACTATTGATTACCGTGTTCGTGGATTTACTCGTGACGTTACAGGTGTGAAACATTACATAGATCATGCTATTCATTCAATTCAGAATTATATGACAGAAGATACAAAAGAAGCGTATCAAATGCTGGATGTGAATGTGTATCAAGAAAACTTGTTCCACACTAAGATGATGTTAAAAGAGACGGATTTAAATACCTATTTGTTTGGTATCACCACGGACGATCTGAGTGAAGACGAAGAAGCTGAGATCCGCGCTCGTTTGAATCGTGAAATACAAGAAGTATTTTATGGGCGTAACCTGCCAGAGGTTGATTAA
- a CDS encoding acyl-CoA thioesterase, whose protein sequence is MVFSVDFKVRDYECDLQGIVNNGVYFNYLEHARHEFLHSKGVDFAALAQEKINLVVIRSEMNFKASLKPGDEFYVQVEIQQQSKLKFVFVQKLIRKSDEKLMLDAAVTGTSVNEKGRPFPCKEIESLFS, encoded by the coding sequence GTGGTATTTAGCGTAGATTTTAAGGTTCGTGATTATGAATGTGATTTACAGGGCATTGTAAACAATGGGGTCTATTTTAACTATTTAGAACATGCGAGACATGAATTTTTGCACTCTAAAGGGGTTGATTTTGCCGCACTGGCTCAAGAAAAAATTAACCTTGTGGTGATCCGCTCAGAAATGAACTTTAAAGCTTCATTGAAGCCCGGTGATGAGTTTTATGTGCAAGTTGAAATACAACAACAAAGCAAGCTGAAGTTTGTTTTTGTACAAAAATTGATTAGAAAGTCAGATGAAAAGCTCATGTTAGATGCTGCAGTAACAGGTACATCTGTTAATGAAAAAGGACGTCCGTTCCCATGTAAGGAAATAGAGAGTTTGTTTTCTTAA
- a CDS encoding DUF3802 family protein translates to MVLDKQGYDELVMYLTQNLALFEKPGEIKPGAPKVMELIEDVIAENVIRICEQHSELTTEQRSLIVREVDGIVYDLQEVLSSVTEQRVTVEQREFIEEFAGLVKNMFDSAV, encoded by the coding sequence ATGGTTTTAGATAAACAAGGTTATGACGAACTAGTCATGTATCTTACGCAAAATTTAGCCTTGTTTGAAAAACCCGGCGAGATAAAGCCTGGCGCTCCTAAAGTAATGGAATTAATTGAAGATGTCATCGCAGAAAATGTAATACGTATCTGTGAGCAACATAGTGAGCTGACAACTGAGCAACGTAGCTTGATTGTCCGAGAAGTTGATGGCATTGTTTATGACTTACAAGAAGTGCTTTCTAGCGTGACCGAGCAACGTGTTACGGTAGAGCAACGAGAATTTATCGAAGAATTTGCCGGTCTAGTTAAAAACATGTTTGATTCGGCCGTTTGA
- the astD gene encoding succinylglutamate-semialdehyde dehydrogenase, with product MTTHPAQLINGEWAAGLGSEFKSVNPANNEVIWRANSATAEQVDAAVKAARNAFYTWSDLDFAARLEIVKRFADALKENAEELAIAIAKETGKPLWETRTEAGAMVGKIAISEKAYHERTGTVENPMPVGRAVIRHKAHGVVAVFGPYNFPGHLPNGHIVPALLAGNTVIFKPSELTPYVAELTLKLWQQAGLPAGVINLVQGEVETGKALASHKGIDGLFFTGSSRTGHLLHEQYAGQPGKILALEMGGNNPLIVKDASDTKAVVHDIIQSAFISSGQRCTCARKLFLPADAQGDAILEHLIRATKAIKVGNFDDAEQPFMGSMISEAAAAGMVAAQKQLQSLGGESLIELSHTTGTGFVTPGIIECSNITDFPDEEHFGPLLKVFRYSDFDAAIEKANDTSFGLSAGLLGDSEADYDHFLRRIRAGIVNWNRPITGASSAAPFGGIGASGNHRASAYYAADYCAYPVASVELEKVTLPGTLSPGLNID from the coding sequence ATGACAACACATCCTGCTCAACTGATAAACGGTGAATGGGCTGCAGGCCTTGGCAGCGAGTTTAAATCAGTAAACCCAGCAAACAATGAGGTGATCTGGCGTGCAAACTCTGCGACGGCAGAGCAAGTAGACGCTGCTGTTAAAGCTGCACGAAATGCTTTTTATACTTGGAGCGATTTAGATTTTGCTGCGCGCTTGGAAATAGTAAAACGTTTTGCCGACGCATTGAAAGAAAATGCGGAAGAACTGGCGATAGCGATTGCAAAAGAAACCGGTAAACCACTTTGGGAGACCCGTACAGAAGCGGGCGCAATGGTGGGTAAAATTGCGATTTCAGAAAAAGCTTATCATGAAAGAACAGGAACTGTTGAAAATCCTATGCCGGTGGGGCGTGCGGTTATTCGTCACAAAGCGCATGGGGTAGTTGCTGTATTTGGCCCTTATAACTTCCCTGGTCACTTGCCGAATGGCCATATTGTTCCTGCGCTATTAGCGGGTAATACGGTTATCTTTAAGCCATCAGAATTGACTCCATATGTTGCTGAGTTAACTTTAAAGCTTTGGCAACAAGCGGGTCTGCCTGCCGGGGTTATAAACCTAGTTCAAGGTGAGGTGGAAACAGGTAAAGCACTGGCATCTCACAAAGGTATTGATGGTCTGTTCTTTACAGGGTCGTCTCGTACTGGCCATTTATTGCATGAGCAGTATGCAGGTCAACCGGGTAAAATACTTGCTTTAGAAATGGGTGGAAATAACCCTCTAATTGTTAAAGATGCCTCAGACACTAAAGCGGTTGTACATGACATTATTCAATCGGCATTTATTTCAAGTGGCCAACGCTGTACTTGTGCTCGTAAGTTGTTTTTACCGGCTGACGCACAAGGCGATGCAATCCTAGAACATCTTATCCGTGCGACAAAAGCTATCAAAGTGGGTAACTTTGATGACGCTGAGCAACCGTTTATGGGCTCAATGATCTCAGAAGCGGCCGCTGCGGGTATGGTTGCCGCTCAAAAGCAATTACAATCGCTAGGTGGTGAGTCTTTAATTGAACTGAGCCACACAACAGGAACTGGATTTGTTACACCGGGGATCATTGAGTGTTCAAATATTACTGATTTTCCGGATGAGGAGCATTTTGGTCCATTATTAAAAGTGTTCCGCTATAGCGATTTTGATGCAGCTATTGAAAAAGCCAATGACACCAGTTTTGGTTTATCTGCAGGCTTACTTGGCGATAGTGAAGCAGATTATGATCACTTCCTTCGTCGTATTCGTGCAGGTATCGTGAATTGGAACAGACCAATCACGGGTGCATCAAGCGCAGCACCATTTGGTGGTATAGGCGCGTCAGGTAATCACAGAGCAAGTGCTTACTATGCTGCTGATTACTGTGCATATCCAGTTGCCTCAGTTGAACTTGAAAAAGTAACGTTGCCAGGTACGTTGAGCCCAGGTCTTAATATTGATTAA
- the thiC gene encoding phosphomethylpyrimidine synthase ThiC, with the protein MSNNSSKPSRRETRAAASEFIYNLTGQPFPSSHKVYVEGEHAGVRVGMREITLSDSFVGGTEDNPVYEKNEPVRVYDTSGPYTDPDFKLNVREGLPKLRKEWIDARDDTEWLDSVTSKFSQQRMADEGLDHIRFEHLPKIRRAKAGKNVTQMHYARQGIVTPEMEYVAIRENMGRAKLKEEILAQQHKGQSFGASIPEFITPEFVRDEIARGRAILPNNINHPESEPMIVGRNFLVKVNANIGNSSVTSSIEEEVEKLVWSTRWGADTVMDLSTGRYIHETREWVVRNSPVPIGTVPIYQALEKVNGVAEDLTWEIFRDTLIEQAEQGVDYFTIHAGVLLRYVPMTAKRVTGIVSRGGSIMAKWCLAHHKENFLYTHFEDICEIMKQYDVCFSLGDGLRPGSIADANDEAQFSELRTLGELTKLAWKHDVQVFIEGPGHVPMHMIEQNMKEQLEHCHEAPFYTLGPLTTDIAPGYDHFTSGIGAAQIAWYGCAMLCYVTPKEHLGLPNKEDVKEGLITYKIAAHAADLAKGHPGAQVRDNALSKARFEFRWHDQFNLGLDPERAREYHDETLPQESGKVAHFCSMCGPKFCSMKITQEVRDYAKDLEAKGIDPNNVGDAIEIKMVDVEAQMQAKSEEFKQSGSELYHKAI; encoded by the coding sequence ATGTCAAACAATAGTAGCAAACCATCTCGCCGTGAAACACGTGCCGCGGCATCTGAGTTTATTTATAACCTCACAGGTCAACCTTTTCCTAGTTCTCATAAAGTATACGTAGAGGGTGAGCACGCTGGTGTGCGCGTTGGTATGCGTGAGATCACCCTATCAGATAGTTTTGTAGGTGGCACAGAAGATAACCCTGTTTATGAAAAAAACGAACCCGTTCGGGTATACGACACATCTGGTCCATATACAGATCCCGACTTTAAATTGAATGTGCGTGAGGGCTTACCCAAGTTGCGTAAAGAGTGGATTGACGCGCGCGATGATACTGAATGGCTTGACTCGGTTACATCTAAATTTTCTCAACAGCGCATGGCGGATGAGGGACTGGACCATATTCGTTTTGAACACTTACCCAAAATCCGTCGTGCAAAAGCGGGTAAAAATGTTACGCAAATGCACTACGCGCGACAAGGGATAGTGACCCCAGAAATGGAATATGTTGCTATTCGTGAGAATATGGGGCGTGCTAAGCTCAAAGAAGAGATCCTCGCTCAGCAGCATAAAGGGCAATCTTTTGGGGCTTCAATTCCAGAGTTTATTACCCCTGAATTTGTGCGTGATGAAATAGCCCGTGGTCGCGCTATTTTACCAAACAATATTAATCACCCAGAATCTGAACCGATGATTGTTGGCCGTAACTTTTTAGTAAAAGTAAACGCCAATATTGGTAATTCTTCGGTTACGTCGTCTATTGAAGAAGAAGTAGAAAAGCTGGTTTGGTCTACGCGCTGGGGGGCCGATACGGTGATGGACTTGTCGACGGGTCGATACATTCACGAAACCCGTGAATGGGTAGTGCGTAACTCTCCGGTGCCAATCGGTACCGTACCAATTTACCAAGCGCTTGAAAAAGTTAATGGTGTTGCTGAAGATCTCACGTGGGAAATTTTCCGAGATACGCTTATTGAACAAGCGGAACAGGGGGTTGACTACTTTACGATTCATGCGGGTGTACTGCTACGCTATGTGCCCATGACCGCAAAACGCGTGACAGGTATTGTCTCTCGTGGTGGCTCGATCATGGCAAAATGGTGTTTGGCACACCACAAAGAAAACTTCCTATACACTCACTTTGAAGATATCTGCGAGATCATGAAGCAATACGATGTGTGCTTCTCGCTTGGGGATGGCTTACGTCCAGGGTCAATTGCTGATGCGAACGATGAAGCTCAGTTCTCTGAATTACGTACATTGGGTGAGCTAACCAAGCTTGCTTGGAAGCATGATGTGCAAGTATTCATCGAAGGCCCAGGTCACGTACCAATGCACATGATTGAACAAAACATGAAAGAGCAGTTAGAGCACTGTCATGAAGCGCCATTTTATACCCTTGGCCCACTGACTACCGATATTGCTCCAGGTTACGACCATTTCACATCGGGTATTGGGGCGGCACAAATTGCGTGGTATGGCTGTGCGATGCTGTGTTATGTGACACCCAAAGAGCATTTAGGCTTACCAAATAAAGAAGACGTAAAAGAAGGCTTGATCACCTATAAAATCGCGGCTCATGCAGCAGATTTAGCAAAAGGCCACCCTGGCGCGCAAGTCCGTGATAATGCCTTGTCAAAAGCACGTTTTGAATTCCGCTGGCACGACCAATTTAATTTAGGTCTTGACCCCGAGCGTGCCCGTGAATATCACGATGAGACCTTACCGCAAGAATCAGGTAAAGTTGCGCATTTTTGCTCTATGTGTGGTCCTAAATTCTGTTCAATGAAGATCACGCAAGAGGTTCGGGATTATGCCAAAGATCTTGAAGCAAAAGGAATTGATCCAAATAACGTGGGTGATGCAATTGAGATCAAAATGGTCGATGTAGAAGCCCAGATGCAAGCCAAGTCTGAAGAGTTCAAGCAATCAGGCTCTGAGCTGTATCACAAAGCAATTTAA
- a CDS encoding aspartate aminotransferase family protein, whose protein sequence is MTINRELFDQVMVPNYAPSAVIPVKGEGSRVWDQEGHEYIDFAGGIAVNCLGHCHPALVSALKEQGEKIWHLSNVMTNEPALRLAKKLVDATFADKVYFANSGAEANEAALKLARRFALDNHGEHKSQIISFNKGFHGRTFFTVTVGGQAAYSDGFGPKPGDIVHCDYNDLAAFEALISDSTCAVMMEPLQGEGGIISPDADFVKGVRELCTKHNALLIFDEVQTGVGRTGDLYAYQGLGVTPDILTTAKALGGGFPIGAMITTTDIAKHLKVGTHGSTYGGNPLACAVAEAAFDTVNSAEVLEGVKIREALFRELLNEINDKYKVFSEVRGKGLLLGGVMADKYKGRAKEFLVAGIKEGVMSLVAGADVVRFTPSLVIPEADIREGMARFEKAVASVVANND, encoded by the coding sequence ATGACTATTAATCGTGAATTGTTCGATCAAGTAATGGTGCCTAATTATGCACCTTCTGCTGTTATTCCAGTAAAGGGTGAGGGATCTCGCGTATGGGATCAAGAAGGCCATGAATACATCGACTTTGCAGGTGGTATTGCAGTTAACTGCTTAGGGCATTGTCACCCAGCGTTAGTCTCTGCTCTTAAAGAGCAAGGCGAAAAAATTTGGCATTTATCTAATGTAATGACTAACGAACCAGCATTACGTTTAGCTAAAAAGCTAGTTGACGCTACATTTGCAGATAAAGTTTATTTTGCAAATTCGGGCGCTGAAGCAAACGAAGCGGCATTGAAGCTAGCACGTCGCTTTGCTTTAGATAACCATGGCGAGCATAAATCACAGATTATTTCTTTTAACAAAGGTTTCCACGGTCGTACATTCTTTACTGTAACTGTGGGTGGTCAGGCTGCTTACTCTGATGGTTTTGGTCCAAAGCCAGGTGATATCGTTCATTGTGACTACAATGATTTAGCTGCTTTTGAAGCGCTAATTTCAGACAGCACTTGTGCTGTGATGATGGAACCATTGCAAGGTGAAGGCGGTATCATTTCTCCTGACGCAGATTTTGTGAAAGGGGTTCGTGAGCTTTGTACTAAGCATAATGCGCTATTAATCTTCGATGAAGTACAAACAGGTGTTGGTCGTACCGGTGATCTTTATGCATATCAAGGTTTAGGTGTAACACCTGATATCTTGACTACCGCGAAAGCGCTTGGCGGTGGCTTTCCTATTGGGGCAATGATCACCACAACTGATATTGCGAAGCACTTAAAAGTTGGTACGCATGGCTCTACGTATGGTGGCAACCCGTTAGCATGTGCTGTTGCTGAAGCAGCGTTTGATACCGTTAATAGTGCAGAGGTGCTAGAAGGCGTAAAAATCAGAGAAGCACTGTTCCGTGAGCTGTTAAACGAAATCAACGACAAATATAAAGTATTTAGCGAAGTGAGAGGCAAAGGCCTATTATTAGGTGGCGTAATGGCAGATAAATACAAAGGCCGTGCTAAAGAGTTTTTGGTGGCAGGTATTAAAGAAGGCGTTATGTCACTAGTTGCTGGTGCTGATGTCGTGCGCTTTACTCCATCTCTTGTGATCCCTGAAGCTGACATTCGTGAAGGCATGGCACGCTTTGAAAAAGCGGTTGCTAGTGTGGTAGCAAATAACGATTAA
- the astA gene encoding arginine N-succinyltransferase, translating to MMILRPIQKSDYAALLNIAHESGHGFTSLPVNEELLQNKIARSEASFLKETDIPFDEGYLFVLEDNETGEVVGTSAIEAAVGLDDAFYHYHLSKVIHSSRTLDVYKAVDILTLCNDYTGATELCTLFLKDGYRKGLNGKLLSKSRFMFIKQHQHRFADTVIAEMRGVSDENGKSPFWQWLEEHFFSMDFPTADYLTGIGQKVFIAELMPKYPIYVNLLSKDAQAVIGQVHNNTRPAIELLKSEGFTFNGYVDIFDAGPTVEAKVDNIRTVRSVQHKQVTIGQPQGGSPVMVANDKLAGYRATVAELQVDPASDEIVISAELASALNIVSGDSVSIATL from the coding sequence ATGATGATCCTTCGCCCAATCCAAAAAAGCGACTATGCTGCGCTTTTAAATATTGCCCATGAATCGGGGCATGGCTTTACTTCACTTCCTGTGAATGAAGAGTTATTACAAAATAAAATTGCCCGCTCAGAGGCTTCGTTTTTGAAAGAGACAGATATTCCTTTTGATGAAGGTTACCTTTTTGTACTCGAAGACAACGAAACCGGAGAGGTTGTTGGTACTAGCGCAATCGAAGCTGCGGTTGGTTTAGATGATGCTTTCTATCACTACCACCTAAGTAAGGTGATCCACTCGTCACGTACTTTAGATGTATATAAAGCTGTGGATATCTTGACTTTATGTAATGACTACACGGGAGCGACTGAGCTGTGTACATTATTTTTGAAAGATGGCTATCGCAAAGGTCTAAACGGAAAACTGCTATCTAAGTCACGTTTTATGTTCATAAAGCAACATCAGCACCGTTTTGCAGATACGGTGATTGCAGAAATGCGTGGGGTGTCTGATGAAAATGGCAAAAGCCCATTTTGGCAATGGTTAGAAGAGCATTTCTTTTCAATGGACTTTCCAACGGCAGATTATTTGACTGGCATTGGACAGAAAGTTTTTATTGCTGAGTTAATGCCTAAGTACCCGATTTATGTGAATTTGCTGAGTAAAGACGCGCAAGCTGTGATTGGTCAAGTGCACAATAATACCCGACCTGCTATCGAGCTACTAAAAAGTGAAGGGTTCACCTTCAATGGTTATGTCGATATTTTTGATGCTGGCCCAACCGTGGAAGCCAAAGTGGATAACATTCGTACGGTTCGCTCGGTACAACACAAGCAAGTCACCATTGGCCAACCACAAGGCGGTTCCCCTGTCATGGTCGCAAATGATAAACTTGCGGGTTATCGGGCAACAGTTGCCGAACTTCAAGTTGATCCAGCTAGTGATGAAATCGTTATTTCGGCTGAATTAGCAAGTGCTTTGAACATTGTTAGTGGTGACTCAGTTAGCATCGCAACACTTTAA
- a CDS encoding OsmC family protein gives MQADVKWVEGDTFIGRSESGHNVVFDAGSDSAAPSPMEMVLMSAGCCSSVDVVSILKKAKQDFDSVEVKLSSERAESAPRVFTKMNLHFVVTGRNVSEKHLARAVQLSAEKYCSVALMLDKSVEITHSHEVVESQGK, from the coding sequence ATGCAAGCAGATGTAAAGTGGGTAGAAGGAGATACCTTTATTGGTCGCTCTGAGTCGGGACATAACGTAGTATTTGACGCAGGTTCTGATAGTGCTGCGCCAAGTCCAATGGAAATGGTATTAATGTCGGCTGGATGTTGCTCTTCAGTTGATGTGGTGAGCATCTTAAAGAAAGCAAAACAGGACTTTGACAGTGTAGAGGTCAAGCTCTCTAGTGAACGAGCTGAAAGTGCACCTAGAGTCTTTACTAAAATGAATCTACACTTTGTTGTTACGGGCCGAAATGTCTCTGAAAAGCACTTAGCTCGTGCCGTTCAACTTTCAGCAGAAAAGTACTGTTCGGTTGCATTAATGCTTGATAAATCAGTAGAAATTACTCACAGCCATGAGGTTGTTGAAAGTCAGGGAAAATAA